One genomic segment of Sorex araneus isolate mSorAra2 chromosome X, mSorAra2.pri, whole genome shotgun sequence includes these proteins:
- the LOC129400051 gene encoding uncharacterized protein LOC129400051: MQNPPRPQGRRHPPQTSPQPPRRFKKAQARSAEPWYESARTCPELSNSAQHPPSATRGPDPCKDRLVFSATDLTGPFGGSLTPEHLGGRRAFPRCDFLSLGDSPRLTAMMLVSSLPLPLSLSLSVSLHLCLCLSISLSLFLCLSLPNSLSPSLSLSLSISPFVSLHLCLSPPLSLSLHLSISHSLPFCLSPSLSLSLFLSLCLHLFLSLSISLHLSICLHLSISLHLSLTFSVSLSLSISHFLCLSPSLSPSLSIILSPFLCLSPSVSISHFLCLSPSLTFPVSLHLSPSLSTFLSLSISLSLSLSISLPLCLHLFLSPSVSISLCLHLSPSLHLSSSLTFSVSPSLSISFSLSLPLRLSISHSPFLSLSPFLCLCLSLSLPPSVPPSASVQDAPGAQESHRVPPVGCHVLPMALEPHPVLRDHSRWGRGRPDVESGMEPGSALCQDPPPPVLSLLPPCCLSCPRAECSNAQEGAKSRNTSQVWKRHTHTHTHTHTHTRMSPVPTPRTPPVSGEGRRTPFVAQTRANLWRTPPPTK; encoded by the exons ATGCAGAACCCCCCACGGCCCCAAGGACGCAGACACCCACCACAGACGTCACCTCAGCCCCCTAGAAGGTTCAAGAAGGCCCAAGCACGGTCCGCTGAACCTTGGTATGAAAGTGCCCGGACTTGCCCGGAATTGAGCAACTCGGCCCAGCACCccccgagcgccaccaggggtCCAGATCCTTGCAAGGACCGGTTGGTTTTCAGTGCCACCGACTTGACCGGCCCGTTTGGGGGCTCACTGACCCCCGAGCACCTTGGGGGCAGACGCGCCTTTCCCAGATGTGATTTCCTGAGTCTCGGAGATTCGCCAAGGCTCACTGCCATGATGTTGgtttcatctctccctctccctctctctctctccctctctgtctctctccatctatgtctctgtctctccatctctctctccctctttctctgtctctctctccctaattctctctctccatctctttccctctctctctccatctctccatttgtctctctccacctctgtctctctccacctctctccctctctcttcatctctccatctctcactctctccctttctgtctctctccatctctctccctctctctctttctctccctctgtctccatctttttctgtctctctccatctctctccatctctccatctgtctccatctctccatctctcttcatctctctctcactttctctgtctctctgtctctctccatctctcactttctctgtctctctccatctctgtctccatctctctccatcattctctctccctttctctgtctctctccatctgtctccatctctcactttctctgtctctctccatctctcactttccctgtctctcttcatctctctccatcactctctacctttctgtctctctccatctctctctccctctctctttccatctctcttcctctctgtctccatctctttctctctccatctgtctccatctctctctgtctccacctctctccatctctccatctctcttcatctctcactttctctgtctctccatctctctccatctctttctcactttctctgcctctccgTCTCTCCATatctcactctccctttctctctctctctccctttctctgtctctgtctctctctttccctccccccctccgtccctccttctGCCTCAGTTCAGGATGCTCCCGGAGCCCAGGAAAGCCACAG ggtacCACCAGTAGGATGTCATGTGCTCCCAATGGCtctggagccacatccagtgctcagggatcactccaggtggggcagggggagaccaGATGTGGagtcggggatggaacctgggtctgccttgtgccaggacccccctccccccgtgctgtctctcctgcccccgtgctgtctctcctgcccccggGCTGAGTGCTCTAACGCACAGGAGGGTGCAAAGAGCAGGAACACAAGCCAGGTAtggaaaagacacacacacacacacacacacacacacacacacacacgcatgtcaCCCGTCCCCACTCCCCGCACCCCTCCGGTTTCCGGGGAGGGGAGGCGCACCCCGTTTGTAGCACAAACACGGGCAAATCTGTGGAGGACCCCCCCGCCCACGAAGtag